One Candidatus Blochmannia vicinus DNA window includes the following coding sequences:
- the lptA gene encoding lipopolysaccharide transport periplasmic protein LptA has translation MFTYSHAVTQKKTQIIKICSQCQSINMLTNTIIFTDQVTLKYKNINLYADKILVSHEKDIHHLSAIEAHGKPAILNQTQEDMKNSIFAQSLIIYYSTNDDTITFIGNAYIEKSGNSIKSDKIIYSIKKKQMKAISNQGNKVVTTLLTNQSKKYI, from the coding sequence ATGTTTACATATTCTCATGCTGTAACGCAAAAAAAAACACAAATAATTAAAATTTGCTCTCAATGCCAATCAATTAATATGCTAACTAATACGATAATTTTTACAGATCAAGTTACTCTTAAATATAAAAACATCAATCTTTATGCAGATAAAATACTAGTCTCTCATGAAAAAGATATACATCATTTATCTGCAATAGAAGCACATGGAAAACCTGCCATTTTGAATCAAACACAAGAAGACATGAAGAACTCAATATTTGCTCAATCATTAATAATATATTACAGTACTAACGATGATACTATTACTTTTATTGGCAATGCTTATATAGAAAAATCAGGAAATTCTATAAAAAGTGATAAAATCATATACTCAATTAAAAAAAAACAAATGAAAGCTATTTCTAATCAAGGAAATAAAGTTGTTACAACTTTATTAACAAATCAATCTAAAAAATATATTTAA
- a CDS encoding BolA family protein, which produces MNGNEVKSILLKNLLLDEVYVSFCENNCQIIAIGHIFYNMDELERHKIIYAPLMQHILNNEIHSVSIQAFNPEEWNKKHISCNI; this is translated from the coding sequence ATGAATGGGAATGAAGTTAAAAGTATTTTATTAAAAAATTTATTATTAGATGAGGTATATGTTTCTTTTTGCGAAAATAATTGTCAAATTATTGCTATAGGTCATATATTTTATAATATGGATGAATTAGAACGGCATAAAATAATATATGCTCCTCTTATGCAGCATATATTAAATAATGAAATTCATTCTGTATCTATTCAAGCATTTAATCCTGAAGAATGGAATAAAAAACATATATCATGTAATATATAA
- the lptC gene encoding LPS export ABC transporter periplasmic protein LptC — MIIKKSLIMFNRPLNLLVNKKTYTHQGNDVVINIYHTTGQLKFKLTAYCIQHFSDQKIIWFIRPDVTAFNEKNAPIWKITANQARLNHEKTLHLYGNVHMNSLIDNTYFQSIETNQAIINLITQDIIANKKVIIHGHYFYSVGMKMHANLHTQTIKLIDSTQTYYEIQYMR; from the coding sequence ATGATTATAAAAAAATCATTAATTATGTTTAATAGGCCACTAAATTTATTAGTCAATAAAAAAACATACACTCATCAAGGTAATGATGTAGTCATCAACATATATCATACGACAGGACAACTTAAATTTAAATTAACAGCATATTGTATTCAACATTTTTCAGACCAAAAAATCATTTGGTTTATACGTCCTGACGTAACTGCTTTTAATGAAAAAAATGCTCCAATATGGAAAATTACAGCAAATCAAGCTAGATTAAATCATGAAAAAACATTACATTTATACGGAAACGTCCATATGAATAGTTTAATAGATAACACATATTTTCAATCTATTGAAACAAACCAAGCAATAATTAATTTAATAACTCAAGATATTATTGCAAACAAAAAAGTAATTATACATGGTCATTATTTTTATTCTGTCGGGATGAAAATGCATGCTAATCTGCATACACAAACAATCAAATTAATTGATAGTACACAAACTTACTATGAAATTCAATATATGCGGTAA